In the genome of Candidatus Zixiibacteriota bacterium, one region contains:
- the pruA gene encoding L-glutamate gamma-semialdehyde dehydrogenase translates to MGIYRVPPPHNEPIRNYAPGSPERKAIETALAELKSQTIDIPMIINGKEIRSGKKTPIKSPHNIALTLGHYYLGGESEINSAIETALAAQNDWADMPWEHRAAIFLKAAELLAGKYRYVMNAATMLAHSKNIFQAEIDAVCELVDFWRFNAFYMQEIYQIQPANAPGIWDRLDHRPLEGFIFAVSPFNFVSINGNLPTAPAMLGNVVLWKPANTAIYTSYFIMNILREAGLPDGVINMVFAPGALTGNIALKHKSLAGVHFTGSTATFQTMWKSIGENIANYRAYPRVVGETGGKDFIVAHPSASVPALSTGILRGAFEYQGQKCSAASRAYIPQSLWPELKPLLLNQVKQLRMGDPEDFGNFVNAVIDENAFNAIAAYIDYAKNSKEAEILAGGTYDKSKGYFISPTVVVTTNPVFKLIKEEIFGPVMTIYVYDDKKFEETLELVDTASPYALTGAIFSTDRAAITFAERKLRHAAGNFYINDKPTGAVVGQQPFGGGRASGTNDKAGGIQNMLRWTSPRAIKENFSPPTDYRYPFMG, encoded by the coding sequence ATGGGCATTTATCGCGTCCCGCCACCACACAACGAACCTATCCGAAATTACGCCCCCGGATCGCCTGAGCGCAAAGCAATCGAAACCGCATTGGCAGAACTCAAATCACAAACCATCGATATCCCCATGATCATCAATGGCAAAGAAATTCGTTCTGGCAAGAAAACACCAATCAAGTCGCCGCATAATATCGCACTCACGCTTGGACACTACTATCTCGGCGGTGAAAGTGAAATAAACTCAGCCATCGAGACTGCTTTGGCCGCTCAAAATGATTGGGCCGATATGCCTTGGGAACACCGTGCGGCGATTTTTCTTAAAGCGGCAGAATTGCTTGCAGGGAAGTATCGCTATGTTATGAATGCCGCAACTATGCTTGCTCATTCAAAGAATATCTTCCAGGCTGAAATTGACGCGGTGTGCGAGCTGGTCGATTTCTGGCGGTTCAACGCTTTTTATATGCAAGAGATTTATCAGATTCAGCCCGCCAACGCGCCCGGTATTTGGGATAGGCTTGATCACCGTCCGCTCGAAGGATTTATTTTTGCTGTCTCGCCGTTTAACTTTGTGTCGATAAACGGCAATCTTCCGACGGCGCCCGCGATGCTCGGAAATGTCGTCTTGTGGAAACCGGCCAACACCGCGATTTATACATCGTATTTTATTATGAATATTCTCCGCGAAGCGGGACTTCCTGACGGTGTCATCAATATGGTTTTCGCGCCCGGCGCACTGACAGGAAATATAGCTCTCAAACACAAATCGCTTGCCGGTGTGCACTTTACCGGCTCGACCGCAACATTTCAAACTATGTGGAAGTCTATCGGTGAGAACATCGCCAACTATCGCGCCTACCCTCGCGTTGTCGGCGAGACTGGCGGCAAAGATTTCATTGTCGCACACCCATCAGCCAGTGTTCCTGCGCTCTCAACCGGCATTCTCCGTGGGGCCTTTGAATACCAAGGTCAAAAATGCTCGGCGGCTTCGCGGGCATATATCCCACAATCCCTCTGGCCGGAACTGAAGCCTCTACTGTTAAATCAAGTCAAACAACTGCGAATGGGGGATCCAGAAGATTTCGGTAATTTTGTGAATGCCGTTATCGACGAAAACGCCTTCAACGCCATCGCTGCATATATCGATTACGCCAAAAACTCCAAAGAGGCAGAGATTCTCGCCGGCGGCACGTATGATAAGAGCAAAGGGTATTTTATCTCGCCGACAGTAGTTGTCACAACCAATCCAGTTTTCAAACTCATAAAAGAGGAAATCTTCGGGCCGGTCATGACCATCTATGTCTATGATGACAAAAAATTCGAGGAGACGCTCGAACTGGTGGATACCGCATCGCCGTACGCTCTCACCGGAGCGATCTTCTCGACCGACCGCGCCGCGATAACCTTTGCCGAGCGAAAACTTCGCCATGCCGCAGGAAACTTTTATATTAACGACAAACCGACCGGCGCCGTTGTCGGGCAACAGCCGTTTGGCGGTGGACGGGCATCGGGGACAAATGATAAAGCGGGCGGCATACAAAATATGCTCCGGTGGACATCGCCGCGCGCGATAAAAGAGAATTTCTCACCTCCGACGGATTATAGGTATCCGTTTATGGGGTAG
- a CDS encoding aminotransferase class V-fold PLP-dependent enzyme, with amino-acid sequence MCPVTMPATKSAITIADLPDLLLGGSTQVPTLNGPKRYINFDNAASTPTFQPIANAVQEFLKWYSNVHRGTGFKSQLSSWAFEESRDLVAKFVGADLSTQVVLFTKNATEAINKLAHRIILNKDDIILTTLMEHHSNELPWRRVGQVHHIGVNDNGTISHEDFKEKLKQFGSRVKLVAITGASNVTGYINDLDFFAAETHKVGAKILIDGAQLVPHRPIDMKPADPVHMIDYLVFSAHKMYAPFGVGVLVSDKKTFELGEPENVGGGVVDIVTMEEAYWADLPDKEEAGTPDIIGVVALGKAIKLFQEIGWETIIRHEAELTKYALTRLKKIHGVLLFGDTDPSNSANRLGVISMNISKIPHSLAAAILSYESGIGVRSGCFCAHLYVKSLLKCSDERADEVEKDILARDRSDIPGAIRMSFGLYNTTDEIDVFLEQIAKIASGSYHKDYVLDIESGEYTPRDFELKFQDYFSF; translated from the coding sequence ATGTGTCCTGTAACTATGCCCGCGACAAAGAGCGCAATCACCATCGCCGACCTGCCTGACCTTCTTCTTGGAGGCTCCACCCAGGTCCCGACGCTCAATGGCCCCAAACGATATATCAATTTCGATAATGCGGCTTCGACTCCGACCTTTCAACCTATAGCGAATGCCGTGCAGGAGTTTCTCAAATGGTACTCCAATGTCCACCGAGGCACCGGATTCAAATCCCAGCTTTCAAGCTGGGCATTCGAGGAGTCGCGCGACCTTGTCGCCAAATTTGTCGGGGCGGATTTGTCGACGCAGGTTGTTCTCTTCACCAAAAATGCCACCGAAGCCATCAACAAATTGGCCCACCGGATTATTCTCAATAAAGATGATATTATACTCACAACACTCATGGAGCATCATTCCAATGAACTGCCCTGGCGGCGGGTAGGGCAGGTTCATCATATCGGCGTCAATGACAACGGAACGATTTCGCATGAGGATTTCAAGGAAAAACTAAAACAGTTTGGAAGCCGGGTGAAGCTTGTGGCGATAACCGGCGCTTCAAATGTAACCGGCTATATCAACGACCTTGATTTTTTTGCCGCCGAAACGCACAAAGTCGGCGCGAAGATTTTAATAGATGGCGCACAGCTTGTTCCGCACCGGCCGATAGATATGAAACCGGCCGACCCGGTTCATATGATAGACTATCTGGTTTTTTCTGCCCACAAGATGTATGCCCCGTTCGGTGTCGGCGTGTTGGTGAGTGACAAAAAGACGTTCGAATTGGGCGAGCCGGAGAATGTCGGCGGAGGCGTTGTTGATATTGTGACGATGGAAGAGGCCTATTGGGCGGACTTGCCGGACAAAGAAGAGGCTGGCACTCCGGATATTATCGGCGTGGTCGCGCTCGGCAAAGCAATCAAGCTTTTTCAAGAGATAGGCTGGGAGACCATTATCAGGCATGAAGCCGAACTGACCAAATACGCCCTGACCCGACTTAAAAAAATCCATGGGGTTCTTCTCTTCGGGGATACTGACCCGTCAAACTCGGCAAACCGGCTCGGAGTGATATCTATGAACATCTCCAAAATCCCACATTCGCTCGCCGCTGCCATACTGAGCTATGAAAGTGGGATCGGTGTCCGGTCAGGCTGTTTTTGCGCTCACTTGTATGTCAAATCCTTGTTGAAGTGCTCGGATGAACGGGCTGATGAAGTCGAAAAAGACATTCTGGCCCGTGACCGGTCGGATATTCCCGGCGCAATCCGAATGTCATTTGGCCTGTACAATACTACCGATGAAATAGATGTTTTCCTTGAGCAGATTGCCAAGATTGCATCTGGCTCGTATCACAAAGATTATGTTCTGGATATCGAAAGCGGTGAATACACACCGAGAGACTTTGAGCTGAAATTCCAGGACTACTTTTCATTTTAG